The genomic DNA TGCGAGCAGCCGGAACACCTCCACCGCCACCTCAACGAACGGACCGTCCGGCTGCAGTCGATCCATATTAGTATCTGCATGCATGCTTACAGACTAAGGTAGATCATGGTTCGCACGTGCCGTGGTCGCGGTAGGCCGATGCCGGATCGGCTCGGTGCTGGCCGCCCATGGCGCAACGCTGTCGCCTAGGGTTCCTAGTCGGAGTCGAGTTAGAGGAGGCGCCATGATCGCCGTCGTACCGCTGAGTATCCCAAGTCCGGATCCCTCGTGGGCGAGCTTCCAGATCGGCCCGCTCACCGTGCATGTGTATGCGCTGTGCATCATCGCCGGGATCACCGCTGCGGTGCTGATCACCGATCGTCGGCTCCGCGCGCGCGGAGTTGCTCCGTGGACCGCCATCGACGTCGCGTTGTGGGCGGTGCCGCTGGGGATCATCGTCGCGCGTTTCTATCATGTGTTCACCCATGTCACGGACTACTTCTATCCCGGCGCGAACTTGTGGAACGTGTTCGCGATCTGGGACGGCGGCAACGCGATCTACGGGGCCCTTCTCGGCGGCGCGCTCGGCGTCTACATCGGGTGCCGTCGCACCGGGCTCCGGTTCTGGGTCTTCGCCGACGCGCTCGCTCCCGCTCTCCTCGTCGCCCAGGCCATCGGCCGGCTCGGGAACTATTTCAACCAGGAACTCTTCGGCCTCCCCACCACGCTGCCCTGGGGATTGGAGATCCTGCCGACCGCACCGATGTTCCCCGACGGTGTACCGGCGGGCACCCTGTTTCATCCACTGTTCTTGTACGAGATGATCTGGAACCTGCTCGGTGCGGCCCTCATCGTTGCGCTGGAGCGGCGTTTCGTTCGGGGCTGGGGGCGCAGCCTCGCGCTCTACCTGGTCTGGTA from Microbacterium profundi includes the following:
- the lgt gene encoding prolipoprotein diacylglyceryl transferase, which produces MIAVVPLSIPSPDPSWASFQIGPLTVHVYALCIIAGITAAVLITDRRLRARGVAPWTAIDVALWAVPLGIIVARFYHVFTHVTDYFYPGANLWNVFAIWDGGNAIYGALLGGALGVYIGCRRTGLRFWVFADALAPALLVAQAIGRLGNYFNQELFGLPTTLPWGLEILPTAPMFPDGVPAGTLFHPLFLYEMIWNLLGAALIVALERRFVRGWGRSLALYLVWYGLGRSGLEAIRIDPTSDAPLGIPANIWASFAVVLVGIGLLVIQSIRHSDPELSPYRPGRTPPPADSAAGEDSRGENHVREQSHEHTDDTGAVSPRGGAPGPGATGHARHEAG